Proteins encoded together in one Ignavibacteriota bacterium window:
- a CDS encoding T9SS type A sorting domain-containing protein has protein sequence MKRVHSNVVIIMIFVLSVWGSGEIKSKSTSSRKKDVSQVAGTPRATLVNINNISMWVGDDGRMERRPQDDNSGVTFPRGTATAVYAGGLVWAGKVSDSSSVILRVGGQTYNYGTVPGRIVSKGVAESPSDSTVRIYRVRRDWNTADLSKDAAELYDVKYDSVTQAMIDGVREQYKKDWLEWPWQKGAPYYDRNYNGVYDPETSAVYNSSKDEPGCANADQVVWFVANDLRASATSGLYGSPPIGIEMQVTCWAYNRTDQLANVIFQRYRLIYKGTATTPSNAKIDSMYLAKWSDPDLGNYGDDYAGCNVPLSLGYVYNAQASDNEYQKFGLPPPAIGYDLLQGPIVPYSGLTARFDFGYRQGFTNLPMTSFAYFAAGGYDSDPTLGQYAGTLQWWNLIRGFRPRPITPEEPHIDPTTNQPTKYTLSGDPITLRGWIDGRRDSPSDRRIVLASGPFTMALGDTQEVVVALIGGKGFDHLNSVSVLKSNDEAVQYFYDFMFSTPFSTIPTASARTVFSLGQPTIVKVQANVDTTSVQSVGVIIKQYNGFYVASGQLYDDGLHDDENAGDHIYGNSILVNQQEEGLYMNLNVSYNDNSSYTWQHVADDITTAGPLTVAAGNIVSDNINGDGVANPGENIRYLLTFQNASSVNLSNLRVSPSWEPRYRILTVPEVENNSSYSMVYNLNDDSSYFILNVPPDYDSSMLSMDVIIRDDKRNVWRQTFSFPVQDIPFRIFSSPQVHTQGTGAWAFDVRVVNPSDVKDHEYLISIVDSIDTLSNQGFNLTDISEGRDLLLNQPFPDDIGHGTPAIDGFKLFRGKNWGRKGGLSHDSTRWISDFPQWIQGSGHFLGPYAVFNFGVAPGFSVSSYIARINSVFDTTNNYIVEVKFDSTQKQKAYRLRQAGTGRGFIIQPETSFTEVPFSVWDHRVHFGKRQLTMAWFDFRNDGLWQHFEPIFIYDEEYDSTGTNQFSMPPNAIEEELTVGSKATIMYILSLRTITGHVQNESPGTLVIYPYQALTSDDRFVFNPTVVGIQENAQPSEFKLHQNYPNPFNPVTTIAFELPNRSVVSLKIYNILGQLVANIVDQKEFEVGQHQIPFDATNFASGVYFYKLEVSHGNNVSKPESFVSIKKMLIIK, from the coding sequence ATGAAGCGAGTGCATAGTAATGTTGTCATTATCATGATTTTTGTTCTTAGTGTTTGGGGAAGTGGAGAAATAAAAAGTAAGTCCACATCTTCTCGCAAAAAGGATGTTTCACAGGTAGCCGGAACTCCTCGTGCGACATTAGTCAACATCAACAACATTTCTATGTGGGTTGGCGATGACGGGCGAATGGAACGAAGACCACAGGATGATAATTCCGGTGTTACGTTTCCAAGAGGAACTGCCACGGCGGTGTATGCCGGTGGATTAGTATGGGCAGGAAAGGTCAGCGATAGTAGTAGTGTGATTCTACGAGTAGGAGGTCAGACTTATAATTATGGAACGGTTCCGGGGAGAATAGTTTCCAAAGGTGTTGCTGAATCTCCAAGTGACTCGACTGTGCGAATATATCGAGTCCGACGAGATTGGAATACTGCTGATTTATCAAAAGACGCTGCAGAGCTATATGATGTTAAGTATGATTCTGTAACTCAAGCAATGATTGATGGAGTTCGTGAACAGTACAAAAAAGATTGGCTTGAATGGCCCTGGCAAAAAGGAGCGCCATATTACGACAGGAATTATAACGGAGTATATGACCCTGAAACATCAGCTGTTTACAACTCATCGAAGGATGAACCCGGATGTGCAAATGCTGATCAGGTAGTTTGGTTTGTTGCCAATGATTTGAGGGCATCGGCAACTTCAGGGCTCTACGGCTCACCTCCGATAGGTATTGAAATGCAAGTTACCTGCTGGGCTTATAACCGGACTGACCAATTGGCAAATGTCATCTTTCAACGATACAGATTGATATATAAAGGAACGGCGACAACACCCTCCAATGCAAAAATAGATTCAATGTATCTTGCAAAGTGGTCCGACCCCGATTTGGGAAATTATGGTGATGATTACGCCGGATGTAATGTGCCATTATCATTAGGATACGTTTATAATGCGCAAGCATCTGATAATGAATATCAGAAATTTGGTCTTCCCCCTCCAGCTATAGGGTATGATTTGTTACAGGGTCCTATTGTTCCATATAGCGGGCTAACTGCTCGGTTTGATTTCGGCTACCGTCAGGGATTTACAAATTTACCTATGACTTCATTTGCATATTTTGCTGCTGGTGGATATGATTCCGACCCAACACTCGGTCAATATGCCGGTACACTTCAGTGGTGGAATTTAATTAGAGGATTCAGACCGCGCCCGATTACACCGGAAGAACCTCACATTGATCCGACAACCAATCAGCCGACAAAATATACACTTTCCGGTGACCCAATTACGTTACGCGGATGGATAGATGGTAGAAGAGATTCTCCGAGTGACCGTCGAATTGTTCTCGCATCAGGACCATTTACGATGGCTCTCGGTGATACACAGGAAGTAGTTGTTGCTCTCATTGGCGGTAAAGGATTCGACCACCTCAACAGCGTTTCTGTTTTGAAGTCGAATGATGAAGCAGTTCAATACTTTTATGATTTCATGTTTTCAACTCCCTTTTCTACTATCCCGACTGCATCAGCACGAACGGTTTTCAGTCTCGGTCAACCAACGATAGTAAAAGTTCAAGCGAATGTTGATACGACTTCAGTACAATCGGTTGGAGTAATTATAAAACAATACAATGGTTTTTATGTTGCATCAGGCCAGTTGTATGATGATGGTTTACACGATGATGAAAATGCTGGCGACCATATCTATGGAAATTCGATTCTCGTGAATCAACAAGAAGAAGGATTGTATATGAATTTAAACGTTTCATATAATGATAATTCAAGCTACACATGGCAACATGTTGCTGATGATATTACTACAGCCGGACCATTGACAGTTGCAGCAGGTAATATTGTCTCTGATAATATCAATGGCGATGGTGTAGCAAATCCGGGTGAAAATATCCGGTATCTATTAACATTTCAAAATGCATCCTCAGTAAATTTAAGTAACCTTCGAGTTAGTCCATCGTGGGAACCAAGGTATAGAATACTGACAGTTCCTGAAGTCGAAAATAATTCAAGTTATTCGATGGTTTACAATTTGAACGATGATTCATCATATTTCATTTTAAATGTTCCGCCGGATTATGATAGTTCGATGTTGAGCATGGATGTTATTATTCGGGATGATAAGCGAAATGTATGGAGACAAACTTTTAGCTTTCCTGTGCAGGATATACCGTTCAGAATTTTTTCATCTCCGCAAGTCCACACACAAGGGACGGGTGCATGGGCATTCGATGTAAGAGTTGTAAATCCTTCTGATGTTAAAGACCATGAATATCTAATTTCCATTGTTGACTCAATTGATACACTCTCCAATCAAGGATTTAATCTGACTGATATTTCTGAGGGGAGGGACTTACTCCTGAATCAACCGTTTCCTGATGATATTGGGCATGGTACTCCTGCTATTGATGGATTTAAATTGTTCAGGGGAAAAAATTGGGGAAGGAAAGGAGGACTGAGTCACGATTCAACCAGATGGATTTCGGACTTCCCACAGTGGATTCAGGGCTCAGGGCATTTCCTTGGACCTTATGCAGTTTTTAATTTTGGTGTTGCACCTGGATTTAGTGTTAGTTCTTATATTGCAAGAATTAATTCTGTTTTCGATACAACTAATAATTACATAGTTGAAGTGAAATTCGATTCTACTCAAAAACAGAAAGCATACCGCCTACGACAGGCAGGAACTGGAAGAGGATTTATTATTCAACCAGAAACCTCATTTACGGAGGTTCCATTTTCAGTTTGGGACCATCGTGTCCATTTCGGCAAACGTCAATTGACTATGGCATGGTTTGATTTTAGAAATGATGGTTTATGGCAACATTTCGAACCTATTTTCATTTATGACGAAGAATATGATTCAACCGGAACGAATCAATTTTCGATGCCACCCAACGCGATCGAAGAAGAATTGACTGTCGGCTCGAAAGCAACAATTATGTACATACTTTCGTTGCGTACGATAACAGGTCATGTTCAGAATGAAAGCCCCGGCACATTAGTCATCTATCCATATCAGGCTCTGACCTCTGATGACAGATTTGTATTTAACCCGACCGTTGTTGGCATACAAGAAAACGCTCAACCATCGGAATTCAAACTCCACCAGAATTATCCCAATCCGTTTAATCCTGTTACAACGATTGCATTTGAACTCCCCAATCGTTCAGTTGTATCGTTGAAAATTTATAACATTCTCGGTCAGTTGGTGGCAAACATAGTTGACCAAAAAGAATTTGAAGTAGGTCAACATCAAATTCCATTTGACGCAACTAATTTTGCTTCAGGAGTTTACTTCTACAAACTTGAAGTAAGTCATGGGAATAACGTTAGTAAACCTGAATCGTTTGTTTCTATTAAAAAGATGCTGATAATCAAATAA